DNA from Brassica napus cultivar Da-Ae chromosome C4, Da-Ae, whole genome shotgun sequence:
CCTCTCTTCATACATACATacgtaatatataatttattaatcatgCATTAATGTGTATACAAATATAGTTACTTTTTAAGGAATTCGGTCAGAAAAAAACACGAACTTTGCagaaattgccaaaaaaacTTGTACTCGAGCCTGGCCAATAAAACCCTGaacttttgttgacttttttaGCTTATTAAGAAACTTACGATTGACTGACCAGATTAACACACCGTTAACCGACAGTTACGACAGTGTTAACTCAGCGTTAAATACTGCCGTTtagtgaaacgacgtcgtttcatccaGTTGTTTTGTTTAAGACAAAATCTCAAGAAGCCGtcgttttatttaataaaaattgtttttggtTGGACTCGAACTCCTGCACTCGTGGtccttggggggggggggggggggttgccactgagctagtggactttTCGGAAGAATACCATacatatttagttttattgatcaaaagatgTGGATGATCGAGAGGCAGACCAAGGAAAAATCATGTTATGTTCTTAGTTTTTTAGCTATTGGTAATGTGTCTGCGTTTTTTGAGGTTATTGACAATTCATTTATATGGTACAGGGAATACATTTTAAAGAGTCACAAGCTGAATCCTCACAAGCTCACTCTTCACAAGCTCAAGCTCACTCTTCACAAGCTCAAGCATCACCATGGGAAGTTCCACAATCTTCACAAGCTTCACAAGGTCAAGCATCACAGACAGGAGCGTGAGGAAGATGGTTTTAGATCAATTTAAATGCTTTTGGAACTAGAACTACTCTTTTGTTTATCTATGTTTAAATGCTTTTGTTTATCTATGTTTACTCTTGTGCTTTTAGAACAAGATGGTGTCTCTCTCGGAACGCTTTTGTATGATGGTTTACTCTATGCTTTTGTAACAAGATGGTGTCTTTTGGTGTGTTCAATGGTGTCATGTTTAAATGCTTTTGTTTATCTATGTTTATTCTTGTGTTCAATGTGTTCATGATGGTTTCTTTTTGGTGTGTTCATGATGTTGTTTTAACTACTATCGATTTACATAAACCATAAGTCAAAATCTTTAGAATAACATAAACAGTCTTACAACATTAGACTCACATAAACCATGAGTTTAAATCACTGAAACCATTACAATTACATAAACAGAGTCTCCTAGTAGCTATTCAAAGACAACCCATTTGCTTTATCAAACATGATCAACACAAGACATGTGACAATGCTTACGAAAACCATCACAAAACCCACTTTCATGATCACATTCAGCTTCTTAAGTTCATTGCTCGCCTTCCTAACATCTTCTTTCAACTCTTCCTCTGCAGTTTTGAAGCTTTCGATCtccattttaattttcatgaGATCCGATGCAAAGCACTCAACTTTTGGCAATGCATCCTGAACCTCTTCGTAGACAGCTTCATCTACCCATTTATACAAGTGATCCTGGACAAATAGAATCATGACTGACTATTACATCTCACTACCTAGCCATTGAAGCTTTTATGTTCAAACAATTTCTTAAACACAATCAATTGCACccataatcaaataaaacacTTACATTTCGAAACATTGGGCATCTAAAGAAGGTTCTTCATGGATTCTGCTTCGATTTTGATGTGTATATCGCAGTGCTTCGACCACAATCGTATTTCTCCGGAATACCACGAATACCCATCGCATTGACAGACGAATCCTCACAACACGAACTCATCATGCGATACTCGAAGAAGGAAAGGTGAGAATCGAGCTTGAAGAGGAAACACGATTTGAGATTTTGGGAATTTAGGGTTCGTGTTCGTTAAAAGATTGAAGACGAAGGGGAAAACGTCGTCGTTTCTTTTTGATTCAGTTAATCatattttagagtttaaaaataacTCTGTTCGTCAATCCCTTGAAAAGTCCACTAGCTTAGTGGCACAACCCCTACCATTGATCACGAGTGCACGAGTTCGACCCGCGGGAAGcacatatttttaataacaaagctacctaaaacgacgtcgtttcattcATTTGTCTTTAATCAGACAAAGAGATTAAACGAGGTCGTTTTAATTAACGCCCACAATTAACGTCGCTTAATACCGTCTAAAATATCTGTTAACTCTGCTAACGGTGTGTTAATCTGGTCAGTCAATCTTAAGTTGCTTAATAAACTGaaaaagtcaacaaaagtaTGGTGGTTTTTTTGGCCAGCCAATATGTCTaggtttcttttggcaattcctGCAAAGTTCGTGTTTTTTTTGGCTGAATTCCCTTACTTTTTATAGTAATGTTGTTTATAATTAAGAAACCAACGAATCTACGGTGTGGGTACAATCCGCAGCTGAGCATTGAAGGACAATCGTAACGTGTCAAAATTCAATACCAAAAGTAATCAACTAAGTGACAAAAGAAAGGTTAGTAACAACCAAAGGTGATTGGATAACGATGTCAAGTTATGGTTCGTAGTTGTTTAAAGATGTTCGTATGTGTTAGGTTGATTTCTTACTATTACAACGTCAGTGTATGATTATATGTACATTATCTCCACCACCTTTCACAAAGTGGCCCTTTTTTGTTTTGCCTTTACAAGAAACATCGTACGGGTCGTTTTGCTTTTTAAGAGGCAGGTAATGGTTATTAAGTAATAGGTGCTTAAGCTTCCCAATTGTAGatggttattaaaaaaaactgacTGCAtgtaattaataacatttcaactgttttttttgttctgtatGTAAGTTTCCAAAACATTTTGCCTATCTTTTCAAGCCATAGGCTAACGTGCTTCTcatccatattttaaaaacttattttccACTAAATGTCAAATATATTTCCTTCTGACCAATTGTTTGGTAAATAGACTGAAGTGAATCTTAAACACAAATAacatttgttcaaaaaaaaaaacaccaataaccatttcaaattctaaaattacagtatatatatatatatatgtgatgtgACTATTGACTATTAAAATCGAATTGGTATCAATATATACTAATCATCCCTAATACTTCATGTGGTTCAAAATGCAaactatttcatatttttttaatgtaagatgtttcaattttttaagtTAGCTTTAATTTTAGTGAAACTATTTAAACAgtcatattttcttattttgaatgattttaatatatatatatatatataatgataatataaGTAAACttgtaattattatgtttttaacgaAAACAGCATATGAATATGTTTATGAAAAGTTCAAAGGTAATacgatttttcaaaatatatagtaCTAGTATGCTTCACCGATGCTAAGCATAGTTTAACTTAACTGTGTGACcgtaaaaatcaatatttattttacatgaaATTAAATTAGAACAATTAGAAGGattttttgatgaatatatGACATTTGAGTATATctatatgtaaaataattacATAGAGAAATATTCCATAATTTAGCTATTATAATTGGCTGACCAATAGAAGATAATATGAGATGTAAACAGATTTAACAagttacttattttattttactttcatTCTGTTTTAGCATATTTAAAATGTCATCAACATTTAAAATGTCTTCACCTTCGATTCCAAAGGCATATATAACTTTCTTTCagattaaaaattcattttcttcagAAAAAGATGAATGCATCAGCTATTCTATATCGTGGAATAAATTAAGTTGTTTGTAGAAATTGATAAATGAAATTATGAGAAGGAGGAGATAGCTGCGGTTGACACCACTAAAATAGTTTTTGCTTTCTTTTCGATTTAAttgtttcagaatttttttttcttttcattttagttttttttttaaattaaacaataaacaTGTGGCAAAATTTGAAGGGTGAATGTGACttgtgatttagtatataagagattttTATACCTCAAAATAAaaggttttttaatttttttttttttttttgccgaggtggtattttaaaatttctgaccGTCGAAGCTTCACGCGGTTCGTTAATCACTCTGAACTCAATTAATTCCTTAACTTAATGTCCGTCATTATTATACGTATAAATAACGATGCTTCGTCTTCTTTCTTCATTGCCACCAAAGACGTACATCGCAATTTGCTCAGCTGAAACAACTTTGCCACTTTCTTGCCATCCACACAATACACTCACCCTTTTCAACCATTATTGCTTCCCCTTTACTTCCCCTCAAAAACACTTTATCATGTAAACTAGTTCCATGAATCATTCCCAATATTCTTCTTCAGCGAGATTCATAGTTGTTACAAGTTCCTTAATACTCTGTTCTTCATTTGTTCATTTCTGTCTTCTGTCATCTAACCTGTATTGAGAATGTTCTGTAATATGGGTTTCTTCGATTTCAAATAGCTTCACTCTTCGTCTCTATTCCCGTAATTGGGTTTtaatctcatcttcttctcgTTCTCGGAGagtgttttaacaaaaaaaacaaacagagGAACTTTGAAACAGAGTGAGTTCACAGAGCGAGAGAAGCCTGCCACGATGGAAGAGACTTTCGTTCCCTTTGAAGGAATCAAGAATGATCTTAAAGGAAGGCTAAGGTGCTACAAACAAGACTGGACCGGAGGATTCAAAGCTGGCTTCAGGTAATAAAGTTTTTCAATTTattactctgtttttttatGAACCAACTTTAGTACAGAGCACtctgttttttatatatcaaactTTGCAGGATTCTTGCTCCCACCACATACATATTCTTCGCGTCTGCGATTCCTGTCATCTCATTCGGCGAACAACTGGAGCGAAGCACTGGTACTGAACCTCcttcctctgtttttaaaaAGTTGTGAGCTTTATGAACTTTATGTCTTTAGATGGAGTTCTCACGGCTGTTCAGACGCTGGCATCTACAGCCATTTGCGGAATCATTCACTCCATTATCGGAGGCCAGCCTCTGCTGATACTCGGAGTTGCAGAGCCAACTGTGATCATGTACACATTCATGTTCAACTTTGCCAAAGGGAGACCTGAACTGGGACGCAACTTGTTCTTGGCTTGGTCTGGATGgtaaactctctctcttctaCTTTCATTGTTAAATGTTTTAAAGGATCAACAAGGTGTTAAGGTAGTTAACTCTGTGCAGGGTTTGTGTGTGGACCTCGTTGATTCTGTTTGTGCTGGCTATATGTGGAGCTTGTTCAATAATCAACAGATTCACAAGAGTAGCTGGAGAGTTGTTTGGACTTCTTATAGCTATGCTCTTCATGCAAGAAGCCATCAAAGTAACAATATTTTGCATATTCTCTTTAGATGCCaacaactttgttttttttttctttctttttttttgttgtctctaatgtttttgattatatatattcagGGACTAGTTGATGAGTTTCGATCTCCTGAGAGGGAAGATCTGAAGCTTCTGGAGTTCTTACCTTCATGGAGATTTGCTAATGGGATGTTTGCTTTGGTTCTCTCCTTTGGTCTTCTTATAACTGCACTAAGAAGCAGAAAAGCTAGATCCTGGAGATATGGAACTGGTATGGAACTAGTTAGTCAactgtaatttttaaatctctcatGAGCTGGAATCTCCTTATTCTAGGGATCTTGACCAATCAATAATCAAATCTTCCTTGTTCTTGAAgaaacttagttttttttttttaaagaattattaTTCTTGAAACAGGATGGCTTAGAAGCTTAATAGCTGACTATGGTGTGCCACTCATGGTTCTTGTGTGGACCGGTGTCTCCTACATCCCAACAGGAGATGTTCCTAAAGGAATCCCTCGGCGACTTTTTAGCCCTAACCCTTGGTCCCCTGGTGCTTATGAGAATTGGACTGTTGTAAAGGTGTGTCTTCTTTAATTTATCTTGAATCTCCCACACATCAACATATGACTAAAGCCTAGTGGTAATGAAATTTTCAGGAGATGCTTCAAGTTCCAGTAGTCTACATAATTGGAGCATTCATTCCAGCAACAATGATTGCAGTTCTTTACTACTTTGACCATAGTGTAGCATCACAGCTTGCTCAGCAGAAAGAATTCAATTTGAGAAAACCATCTTCTTACCACTATGATCTGCTTCTTCTTGGGTTTCTGGTAAGAATCTGGAGAAACTAGAAGCTTCTCCTTTTCCTAatctaaatttattaatatattcacCATTTTCAGACCTTGATATGTGGTCTACTTGGAATCCCTCCATCAAATGGAGTCATTCCTCAATCACCAATGCATACCAAAAGCTTAGCAACACTCAAGTATCAGGTACCTTTGgttttgtaacttttgttgtctctttcAGGCCCTGGAGTTGACGACCTTGTTGTTTGCTATTTCCACAGCTTCTTAGGAACAGACTAGTTGCAACTGCAAGGAGAAGCATTAAGCAGAATGCTAGTTTAGGACAGTTGTATGGTAACATGCAAGAGGCTTATAATCAAATGCAGACTCCATTAGTCTACCAACAGCCTCAGGTAAAGGATCTTTTCTCATTGTTATAGTGGAACTAATATAGTTTGAGGCCAATTTGATGATACATTATCTCTTCCACAGGGTCTAAAAGAGCTGAGAGAATCAACAATCCAAGCGACGACATTCACGGGAAATCTTGATGCTCCAGTTGATGAAACTCTCTTTGATATAGAGAAAGAAATAGATGATTTGTTGCCAATTGAAGTCAAAGAACAGAGAGTAAGCAACTTGCTTCAAGCAGTGATGGTTGGAGGATGTGTTGCAGCTATGCCTATCCTCAAAATGATCCCCACATCAGTTCTCTGGGGATACTTTGCCTTCATGGCTATTGAAAGCTTACCAGGGAACCAGTTTTGGGAAAGAATCTTACTTCTCTTCACAGCACCAAGTCGAAGATTCAAGTAAAGTCTCTTAACATCTTGTTTTGCACTTTTCAAGAATCAAAACTCAGTAACTTAAAAATTTGCAGGGTTCTTGAAGACAACCATGCGACGTTTGTGGAAACTGTTCCATTCAAAACGATAGCAATGTTCACTATCTTCCAAACAACTTACCTTCTGATATGCTTTGGCCTCACATGGATCCCAATAGCTGGAGTTATGTTCCCTCTAATGATCATGTTTCTAATACCAGTAAGGCAATATATCCTCCCAAGATTCTTCAAAGGTGCTCATCTTCAGGACTTGGACGCAGCAGAGTATGAAGAAGCACCTGCTTTACCATTCAATCTCGCAGTAGCGGTAAGTTCAAATCAAAAtccattttctcttctttttttttttggataattgatttaaacattttttattattgtttgcAGGAAGATGAGATGGGATCAACGGCTTCTTATCCATGCGACTCTGAGATTCTCGATGAGGTGATTACAAGAAGTAGAGGAGAGTTTAGGCACACGTGTAGTCCTAAAGTTACTAGTTCTACTTCAACGCCGGTTTATCATAGGAACCTGTCTCAAGTGTTTAGTCCTCGAGTGAATGAACTAAGGGGTGGCATGATGAGTCCTAGTCTCGCCGGAAAAGGGCAAAATAGTCCAAAGCCAAGTCCTTTGAACCCATCTTCGTCGTCACCGGCAAAGTGAGAATAATTGTCATGGGAGGCTTAATAAAAACCAGAggagatttatatatatactgtataaGTGTATGCTATGCTATGTTATGTTATGTTGCACCATATTAATTAACGTTTGTTTTGATGAGATTTAAAGACCACACAACCTTCAAATCACAtgtaaacacacacacaaaaggtAGAGAAACGAGTGGAAACATGGAAGTATAAAGGTTGGCAAGATTAGTTAGAAAGCTAAAGCAAAAGCAATCCTCTTTATGTTTTGGCTGAAAAGAAATGGCTGTGGCTATAAAGCCAAAGTTATGTGGTTTGAATAAGTGCGCACTTGCAAAATGATAACAAACAAGACAAGGGTTTACTTCTAATAAACGTAACTGAAACAAGAAAGACAAAAGTATAAGACGAATGTTTGTTCTTTTGAAGAAAAACGACTATAAGATGAGATAAGTGGCCTCAATTCGTCCTCCAGATCAAATTTCCGTTACAGGAAAAGAAAGTAAAGAGCTGTTGAGAAGATAGTTACAAATTTTGTTATTCAGTTACAAAGAAGATGAGAAGACCAATCAAGTGGGAGAAGAATATCTTTGTAATTACTgtcaaaaacttaaaatcttggtaataatatctttatatttttaccaaaaagaaaatggTAGAAGAATAATGATCGGTGAAACACTATAAGTAGAAGAAAGTAGCAGAAGAAAGATTTAACAGAAAACTATTGTTgaaacttcatcttcttcatcatcttagGGTTCTTCTTAAGAATCTTTCTGTCATTAGATTTGGATTTTGGTCATTGTTGGGAAAAGGTTCTTGAACAATGAACTAAATCCAACAATGAACGAAATCCAAATCTAATTACAAAAAGATTGGTGGTGTAATCATCATATATATCGTATGTAGGttattataaatatgttttggTTACTAATCTTCACCAAAATCATGATAATCAAAGAAATATATCAACTCTAcaattatgatattttatattgcTTAGTGATCATCATTTCACTCTATATGTTTTGTTCTGTATTGATTTCGTCAACCTTTTGTTTTACAATCTCAATCTTAAGAAGGCAATACCATAATGATCAAACGAGAAAAGAAACCTATTGAGCCCAATGGATTCCAAGCAATTCACCAGTTATCAGATTCATAGGCTTTTAGCTAATCATGGACCATCAAATACTGACCGTCATCATTCATCATCAATGTGACGATACCTGCAACATTTTCTTGATTAATTGTTTATTCATATTGGTTAGACTTTTTTTGGCTAAAGAAAATTTCTTGATCAACATTTTTAATTGAATATCAAACCTTCCAAACAAGTTTCACATTTTAACAACACGTTAGGTCTTTGATAATTTTTAGTCTAAAAGAAACATTATTATACACAAGTCAAATAATAAGATAGATGATATTCATGAACAACCTGTAAGCGTGGGAGGCAAGCTCATTTTGGCGGTCCAGATTAATCTATTTTGAGATTCTAGTCGACAAAGTCCTTTATTTCCCAAACTACCCTCATTATTTAATCTTACTACAGAAACCTCCCCGTTATTTCTGGTCGTTGTTGGTAAGTTTCCGACTTCCGACGTCGTTTTAGGGCACGTGCGTCAAAGCCGAAACTCCACCATGATGACACGTGTCATCAGCAAAGGGCTTAGTCTTAGCCGACTGTAATCCACAAACTAAATACCGTTCTCTAATTCGCCACCGTGACCGCCACGTGTACAAAATACTCACCGGTTACACCCAGTCACCCACAGTTCGTCTTGTTCATCGTATATGATTACACAGAGGAAGACAAACGAGTCAGATAATTTTTCGTCTGTGCGAGGAAAAAAAAACGCGAACTTTGAAATTGTCAAATATACTTTGGAAACAAAACAAGTGATCAAAGAATCGATCTTGGTTATAACTTATAGTTGTTGTGGAAGTGAGATTGATTACGATGGTAGCAGAAGCAGAGGTTGTGTTTCAACAGAGTTTACCGGTGGTTCTCGATATTGACGGAGTTTCCTCCGCCGTTATATCTCCACTTTCTTCTCCTAAATTGGGCATCCGACGATCGACGGCGTCGGTTCCCGGCGGTTTATCGACTTCTCCGGTGGTAAGTATCAATCTTTCCGACATgttaaatattatgttttttttgtttgttctttctGAAATTAATCGTCAATAATTAGCAATTAAATCGAAttgatgggggggggggggggggggggtagcTTAGATAGTTAGATTCTTAAGCTTTAGACGAGACATGGTTCATGTATGTTGTTAGATGCTTGCTGTCTTAAACTTAATTTAAAGCTGGTGACTTTGAAAGCTAAACGCAACTCTCTGGTAGTTATTGTGTTTGTTAATATGTCTTGTCTTCACTACTTGTGTTCCATTTATTAATAAACCTTTTTAGGGTCTAAAGCAGGAGGACGGTTGCGATTCTAGTGTCCCGGTTTATGTTCCAGCCATACGGTCTGGAAGCTACGCTGATATAGGGCCAAAGAGATTCATGGAAGACGAACACATTTGCGTAGATGATCTATCCTCCCAAGTTGGGTGTCTTTCCGAATTGCCAAATCCAAGCGCTTTCTATGCGGTAACGTATCATTGCTTccttgaacaattttttttataaagacaGAACCTGActtggtttttctttttctttttctttctttcaggtTTTTGATGGTCACGGAGGATCAGAAGCAGCAACATACGTAAAACAAAACGCCATTAGGCttttctttgaagatgataagTTTCCGCAAACATCGGAAGTGAATAGTGTTTATGTGGAAGAAGTTAAGAGTTCGTTGAGAAATGCGTTTCTTCAAGCCGATCTTGCTTTGGCTGAGGATGGCAGCATCAGTTCTTCCTCTGGTACCACAGCTCTTGCTGCACTTATCTTCGGAAGGTACCTTATGCTACTTCCTTCCGTTTTTTTAATAGACGACgttttagaaattttgttttgtttcaattgATATGACGTTTTCAATTTTCAACATCAAATTATGTTAGATAACTTTTGTTTATATTCtgcattgtgttttttttccatTGGTTAAAATTGTGGTTAGTTAGATagttaatgatgttttttttatttttaaaatatatagaattaAATGTTTTCCTTTGCAGACTCTTGATGGTAGCAAACGCTGGAGACTGCAGAGCAGTTCTTTGCAGAAAAGGCAGGGCGATAGAGATGTCTCACGACCATAGACCGATCAATCTACTAGAGAGAAGAAGAGTAGAAGAGTCCGGA
Protein-coding regions in this window:
- the LOC106392078 gene encoding probable boron transporter 2; amino-acid sequence: MEETFVPFEGIKNDLKGRLRCYKQDWTGGFKAGFRILAPTTYIFFASAIPVISFGEQLERSTDGVLTAVQTLASTAICGIIHSIIGGQPLLILGVAEPTVIMYTFMFNFAKGRPELGRNLFLAWSGWVCVWTSLILFVLAICGACSIINRFTRVAGELFGLLIAMLFMQEAIKGLVDEFRSPEREDLKLLEFLPSWRFANGMFALVLSFGLLITALRSRKARSWRYGTGWLRSLIADYGVPLMVLVWTGVSYIPTGDVPKGIPRRLFSPNPWSPGAYENWTVVKEMLQVPVVYIIGAFIPATMIAVLYYFDHSVASQLAQQKEFNLRKPSSYHYDLLLLGFLTLICGLLGIPPSNGVIPQSPMHTKSLATLKYQLLRNRLVATARRSIKQNASLGQLYGNMQEAYNQMQTPLVYQQPQGLKELRESTIQATTFTGNLDAPVDETLFDIEKEIDDLLPIEVKEQRVSNLLQAVMVGGCVAAMPILKMIPTSVLWGYFAFMAIESLPGNQFWERILLLFTAPSRRFKVLEDNHATFVETVPFKTIAMFTIFQTTYLLICFGLTWIPIAGVMFPLMIMFLIPVRQYILPRFFKGAHLQDLDAAEYEEAPALPFNLAVAEDEMGSTASYPCDSEILDEVITRSRGEFRHTCSPKVTSSTSTPVYHRNLSQVFSPRVNELRGGMMSPSLAGKGQNSPKPSPLNPSSSSPAK
- the LOC106391254 gene encoding probable protein phosphatase 2C 49 isoform X3, whose product is MVAEAEVVFQQSLPVVLDIDGVSSAVISPLSSPKLGIRRSTASVPGGLSTSPVEDGCDSSVPVYVPAIRSGSYADIGPKRFMEDEHICVDDLSSQVGCLSELPNPSAFYAVFDGHGGSEAATYVKQNAIRLFFEDDKFPQTSEVNSVYVEEVKSSLRNAFLQADLALAEDGSISSSSGTTALAALIFGRLLMVANAGDCRAVLCRKGRAIEMSHDHRPINLLERRRVEESGGVFEDGYLNGELSVTRALGDWDMKRTPHGSSKSPLISEPEIKQTTLTEEDEFLVMGCDGIWDVLTSQEAVSIVKRGLNRHDDPARCARELVMEALRLNSFDNLTAVVVSFVTGERVVPLEKKRCFSLTPEAFRSLRSLLDG
- the LOC106391254 gene encoding probable protein phosphatase 2C 49 isoform X2, translating into MVAEAEVVFQQSLPVVLDIDGVSSAVISPLSSPKLGIRRSTASVPGGLSTSPVQEDGCDSSVPVYVPAIRSGSYADIGPKRFMEDEHICVDDLSSQVGCLSELPNPSAFYAVFDGHGGSEAATYVKQNAIRLFFEDDKFPQTSEVNSVYVEEVKSSLRNAFLQADLALAEDGSISSSSGTTALAALIFGRLLMVANAGDCRAVLCRKGRAIEMSHDHRPINLLERRRVEESGGVFEDGYLNGELSVTRALGDWDMKRTPHGSSKSPLISEPEIKQTTLTEEDEFLVMGCDGIWDVLTSQEAVSIVKRGLNRHDDPARCARELVMEALRLNSFDNLTAVVVSFVTGERVVPLEKKRCFSLTPEAFRSLRSLLDG
- the LOC106391254 gene encoding probable protein phosphatase 2C 49 isoform X1; translation: MVAEAEVVFQQSLPVVLDIDGVSSAVISPLSSPKLGIRRSTASVPGGLSTSPVGLKQEDGCDSSVPVYVPAIRSGSYADIGPKRFMEDEHICVDDLSSQVGCLSELPNPSAFYAVFDGHGGSEAATYVKQNAIRLFFEDDKFPQTSEVNSVYVEEVKSSLRNAFLQADLALAEDGSISSSSGTTALAALIFGRLLMVANAGDCRAVLCRKGRAIEMSHDHRPINLLERRRVEESGGVFEDGYLNGELSVTRALGDWDMKRTPHGSSKSPLISEPEIKQTTLTEEDEFLVMGCDGIWDVLTSQEAVSIVKRGLNRHDDPARCARELVMEALRLNSFDNLTAVVVSFVTGERVVPLEKKRCFSLTPEAFRSLRSLLDG